In Symmachiella dynata, the following are encoded in one genomic region:
- a CDS encoding Hsp20/alpha crystallin family protein has translation MTQTQEALTKSCCTADKTTTEKTTEEVLNPRVDISETNEALILTVDLPGVAEEDVDITLHKQVLTIEAKKSECIHEGVNPYYVEHSAGLYQRRFKLTEEVDRDGIDATLKDGVLRLTLPKAQAEVAQKIKVMTA, from the coding sequence ATGACTCAAACACAAGAGGCTTTGACCAAGAGTTGTTGTACGGCGGACAAAACCACAACGGAAAAAACTACCGAAGAGGTGTTGAATCCGCGCGTGGATATTTCGGAAACCAACGAGGCATTGATCCTGACGGTCGATCTGCCCGGCGTCGCTGAAGAAGATGTCGACATCACGTTGCACAAACAGGTGTTGACGATCGAAGCGAAGAAGTCGGAATGCATACACGAGGGGGTCAACCCCTACTACGTCGAGCACTCCGCCGGACTTTACCAACGGCGGTTCAAACTGACCGAAGAGGTCGACCGGGACGGCATTGATGCGACGCTCAAGGATGGCGTGTTGCGATTGACATTGCCCAAGGCGCAAGCCGAAGTGGCGCAGAAGATCAAGGTCATGACGGCGTAA
- a CDS encoding FxsA family protein, producing MLFRLILLFTIVPFAELVLLLWLSDVTSWQFTVLLVLVTGVVGAWLARLQGWQTWQKIQRQLSSGEAPAGTLVDALLIFVAGALLLTPGILTDAVGFSLLIPPARAVIKKWLSAKFRGSMVMQGQGAAAQFWAGTQNSQNRHNEQIIEVQATHKTDSDHD from the coding sequence GTGTTATTTCGTTTGATATTGTTGTTCACGATCGTACCGTTTGCCGAACTGGTGTTGTTGTTGTGGCTTAGTGACGTCACGAGTTGGCAATTTACGGTGCTGTTGGTGCTGGTGACCGGTGTGGTCGGCGCTTGGTTGGCGCGACTGCAGGGGTGGCAGACGTGGCAAAAGATTCAGCGACAACTTTCCAGCGGCGAAGCACCCGCCGGGACGCTGGTCGATGCGCTGTTGATCTTTGTTGCCGGAGCACTGTTATTGACGCCGGGAATCTTGACCGATGCGGTCGGTTTCAGCTTGCTGATTCCCCCCGCGCGAGCCGTGATTAAGAAATGGTTGTCAGCCAAGTTTCGCGGCAGCATGGTGATGCAAGGGCAGGGGGCGGCGGCGCAATTTTGGGCCGGGACGCAGAATTCGCAAAACCGGCACAACGAGCAGATTATCGAAGTTCAAGCGACGCATAAAACGGACTCGGACCACGACTAA
- a CDS encoding BatA domain-containing protein, whose amino-acid sequence MEFFLSPWMLWGAALGAAPIIIHLLNKRKFRESEWAAMRFLIQAVQKKSRRIRLEQLLLMAIRALIMILLALALAEPHFRSLGLTFPADAPTHRIVVIDSTFSMGFQQGNQSRFHQAQEVARQIIDQSGQGDAFNLLRIAEAAPQVIVATPSFRKEDLVEEISMLELPHGRGDVAPILESIKELLEEKSGVPERKEVYFISDFQSAGWLPRSNSQMTEFRNLMKQLGQDAQLVMIDLGKQSQENTAVTSLRTLQSHVAMGRPVQFEATVQNFGRIPQDSRLLEFLVDNKLQATRRVNLVPGTAASEIFTHTFSAGGEHRVEVRLQGDALDVDNRRWLSVPVRERLNVLCVNGSRSGREMGNATDFLALALQPSEPSTGSTSPFSPRVIGSGDLVGQDLQDYDCIFMCNVALVTPAEAKLLESFLKSGGGVVWSLGDRVDVENYNATLYRDGKGILPVKIGPRRGDAAEPSEAFYFDPGDYTHPIVADFQGNPQAGLGNTLTYEYYQLTLPPRSPFRVALRFDTGDPAIIDGTIDGGRALVVATSLDDSWGNWALWPSYLPMIREMAQLACSGRTGQRDFSVGQSIERVLPARAFDVDITVVRPGGGTTPARITQSESISEFQFADTQTSGIYEVNFGPPLSDTELFAVNVDTAESNLTSLSRDELAAELLPGIDFDYQTDVIQNITNETGTVAERGGLSRGLLYAVLFLVFVELLMAWQFRYGLWLLFPPLAVIAAYKYWRG is encoded by the coding sequence ATGGAATTCTTTTTGAGTCCTTGGATGTTGTGGGGAGCAGCGCTCGGGGCTGCGCCGATCATTATCCATTTGCTCAACAAGCGCAAGTTCCGTGAATCGGAATGGGCGGCGATGCGGTTTTTGATTCAGGCGGTTCAAAAGAAATCGCGACGGATCCGGCTAGAGCAATTGCTTCTAATGGCGATCCGCGCGTTGATTATGATTCTATTAGCGCTCGCGCTGGCGGAGCCGCACTTCCGGAGTCTAGGTCTCACGTTTCCCGCCGATGCACCAACCCACCGAATTGTGGTCATCGATTCAACCTTCAGTATGGGTTTTCAGCAGGGGAACCAAAGCCGCTTCCATCAGGCCCAAGAAGTCGCCCGTCAAATCATTGACCAGTCGGGGCAAGGGGATGCGTTTAATTTACTGCGCATTGCCGAAGCGGCGCCGCAAGTGATTGTAGCGACGCCCTCGTTTCGCAAAGAGGATTTGGTCGAAGAGATTTCGATGCTCGAGTTACCCCACGGACGGGGGGACGTGGCTCCGATTTTGGAGAGCATCAAAGAGCTGCTGGAGGAAAAGAGCGGAGTCCCCGAGCGCAAAGAGGTCTATTTTATTAGCGACTTTCAAAGCGCCGGATGGTTGCCGCGTTCGAATTCGCAAATGACCGAGTTTCGCAATCTGATGAAACAGCTTGGACAGGATGCCCAACTGGTCATGATTGATCTGGGTAAGCAGAGCCAGGAGAATACGGCGGTGACGTCGTTGCGGACGTTGCAGTCGCACGTGGCGATGGGTCGTCCCGTGCAATTCGAGGCGACCGTGCAAAACTTCGGGCGGATCCCCCAAGATAGCCGGCTGCTGGAATTTCTTGTCGATAACAAACTGCAAGCGACGCGCCGCGTGAATTTGGTGCCCGGAACGGCCGCCAGTGAGATCTTTACGCACACGTTTTCCGCCGGGGGGGAACATCGCGTGGAAGTTCGCCTGCAGGGAGACGCGCTCGATGTTGATAATCGCCGTTGGCTTTCGGTGCCGGTGCGTGAGCGGCTGAACGTGCTGTGCGTCAACGGCAGTCGCTCGGGACGCGAGATGGGTAATGCGACCGACTTTCTGGCTTTGGCATTGCAACCGAGCGAACCATCGACCGGATCCACCAGCCCCTTTTCGCCGCGGGTGATTGGCAGCGGCGATCTCGTTGGCCAGGACTTGCAGGATTACGATTGTATTTTCATGTGCAATGTCGCCCTTGTCACGCCGGCCGAAGCGAAACTGTTGGAATCATTTCTCAAGAGCGGCGGCGGCGTGGTCTGGAGTTTGGGGGATCGTGTCGATGTCGAGAATTACAACGCCACATTGTACCGGGATGGGAAGGGTATCTTGCCGGTGAAAATCGGGCCGCGTCGCGGTGATGCTGCAGAACCGAGCGAAGCGTTCTATTTCGATCCGGGCGATTATACGCATCCGATTGTCGCCGATTTTCAAGGCAATCCTCAAGCCGGTTTGGGCAATACACTGACGTACGAATATTATCAATTGACCCTTCCACCCCGTAGTCCGTTTCGCGTGGCTTTGCGGTTCGACACCGGGGACCCGGCGATTATTGACGGGACCATCGATGGCGGTCGCGCTTTGGTCGTGGCGACTTCGCTGGATGACAGTTGGGGGAACTGGGCGTTGTGGCCCAGCTATTTGCCCATGATTCGCGAGATGGCGCAGTTGGCCTGTAGCGGGCGGACCGGGCAGCGCGATTTTTCCGTCGGCCAGTCCATCGAGCGTGTTTTGCCGGCGCGAGCGTTTGATGTCGACATCACGGTCGTCCGGCCCGGCGGGGGGACCACACCGGCGCGGATCACACAGTCCGAATCGATCAGCGAGTTTCAGTTTGCCGACACGCAAACCTCGGGAATCTACGAAGTCAATTTTGGTCCGCCCCTTTCAGACACGGAGTTATTCGCCGTCAATGTGGATACTGCTGAAAGCAATCTTACGTCACTCTCTCGCGATGAGTTAGCAGCCGAATTGTTGCCCGGCATCGATTTTGATTATCAAACCGACGTCATCCAGAACATCACAAACGAAACCGGAACGGTCGCCGAACGGGGCGGCCTCTCTCGCGGCCTGTTGTACGCGGTGCTGTTTCTTGTGTTCGTCGAACTGCTCATGGCCTGGCAATTCCGCTACGGCCTGTGGCTGCTTTTTCCACCGTTGGCGGTCATCGCTGCATATAAATATTGGCGGGGATAA
- a CDS encoding exodeoxyribonuclease VII small subunit, whose amino-acid sequence MAKRAKKENAAPKFEEALEQLQQIVGELEEGSGGLEHSLKRFEEGIGLLRTCYQTLEQAEQKIELLTAVDEQGNLTTAPFDATSTVEQKTRKSAKKKPADDEDGGSLF is encoded by the coding sequence ATGGCCAAACGCGCCAAAAAAGAAAACGCAGCCCCGAAGTTTGAAGAAGCCCTGGAGCAATTGCAGCAAATCGTCGGCGAACTCGAAGAAGGTTCCGGCGGATTGGAGCATTCGCTCAAACGCTTCGAAGAAGGCATCGGCCTGTTGCGAACCTGTTATCAGACTTTGGAGCAAGCAGAGCAAAAAATCGAACTGCTCACCGCTGTCGACGAACAAGGCAACCTCACCACCGCCCCCTTCGATGCCACATCGACCGTGGAACAAAAAACTCGCAAGTCGGCCAAAAAGAAACCAGCCGACGACGAGGATGGCGGCAGTTTGTTCTAG
- a CDS encoding AAA family ATPase: MDGDPAPLAEFPESDHQAVARLREGYQKVKDELGKVIVGQDEVIEQLLIAIFARGHCLLVGVPGLAKTLIIHTLAETLSLSFNRIQFTPDLMPSDITGTEVIQENKSTGDRDFKFLPGPIFANVILADEINRTPPKTQAALLEAMQEHQVTTGGERRALPEPFFVLATQNPIEQEGTYPLPEAQLDRFMFNIYVDYPDEEEEFQIVRQTTALGKSQVEKVLSAEDVAVLQDIVLKVPVADHVIRYAMQFARLTRKQKGNVPDFVDEYVNWGAGPRASQCLIWGAKARAMLHGRAYVSTEDVAAVAYPVMRHRIITNFNAEAEGVSPDEIVRRLTELIPQDPEQLAGGGKLSEIFRSADAV; encoded by the coding sequence GTGGACGGCGACCCAGCACCCCTCGCGGAATTTCCCGAATCCGACCATCAAGCAGTCGCGCGGCTCCGCGAAGGCTACCAAAAAGTCAAAGACGAACTCGGCAAGGTCATTGTCGGGCAGGACGAAGTCATCGAGCAGTTGTTGATCGCGATTTTCGCTCGCGGGCACTGTCTGTTGGTTGGTGTACCCGGCTTGGCCAAAACGTTGATCATCCATACGCTGGCCGAAACGCTGAGTCTGTCGTTCAATCGCATTCAGTTCACACCCGACTTAATGCCTTCGGACATCACCGGCACCGAAGTCATTCAAGAAAATAAGTCGACCGGCGACCGCGATTTCAAATTTTTGCCTGGACCGATCTTTGCGAATGTGATTCTCGCCGACGAGATCAACCGCACACCCCCCAAAACGCAAGCAGCGCTTTTGGAAGCGATGCAGGAACATCAAGTCACCACCGGCGGTGAGCGGCGCGCTTTGCCGGAACCGTTTTTTGTGTTGGCGACACAAAACCCGATCGAGCAGGAAGGGACCTATCCGCTGCCCGAAGCGCAGCTGGATCGCTTCATGTTCAACATCTACGTCGACTATCCCGACGAAGAGGAAGAATTTCAGATCGTCCGCCAAACCACGGCGCTCGGAAAGTCCCAAGTGGAGAAGGTGCTTTCCGCCGAAGATGTCGCCGTGCTGCAGGACATCGTGCTCAAGGTTCCCGTCGCCGATCATGTCATTCGGTATGCGATGCAGTTCGCGCGATTGACGCGCAAGCAAAAAGGGAACGTTCCTGATTTTGTCGACGAATATGTCAATTGGGGCGCCGGCCCGCGAGCCAGTCAATGTTTAATCTGGGGCGCCAAAGCCCGCGCCATGCTGCATGGCCGCGCCTATGTCAGTACCGAAGACGTCGCCGCCGTCGCCTATCCGGTGATGCGGCATCGTATTATCACCAACTTCAACGCCGAAGCCGAAGGGGTTTCGCCCGATGAGATCGTGCGGCGGCTGACGGAGTTGATTCCCCAAGACCCGGAGCAATTGGCCGGTGGCGGAAAACTATCGGAAATATTTAGATCCGCAGACGCTGTCTAA
- a CDS encoding alpha/beta hydrolase-fold protein, whose translation MLRRRVSTVAFLMTALIAQAAVASAADTGFLERVYTDDAGNHKYTVFVPKNYDESKQWPVILFLHSADQRGNDGQAQVEQGLGPAIKEQADTFPFIAVFPQAEDTKGRILTAWSPESPDGARALKILERVEKDFRVDPQQRIVTGWSMGGYGTWLMGAAKPDFWSALVPISGGGDPAIAKTIKDIPVWCFHGAKDPVVKIADDQQVIDALRKLGANPHFTVYPEAEHDAWKLAYRDPRLYTWMLDPAAPVKSTAPLLAKPRDRSVDEQKSRDAEPFVPALEIPSAISVRLGNDLLKAMAETIPQVTPPDVTRGVIANIGQGSSVQGVSFSTTLYGINYSGRLVRARVKAYTKDKVNVQVGLSDVRINISGASITGSSGPLGGGRYAQAGPMSISLGYRRPIWISFDVTPYIVNQQLKLRLRGTYFRIPDDNWSVSGPNGISASGLGMDEGRIASSLRSGLYGSKSRIENEILAAIPPMVAELEKKIDLSPAGKLVTGLWPLPVYKPRVRVWPQSVSTDDKGISIVLGATAAAINARQAPPRPRVIAAVGPDAQQVPQTEEFQFGLAPNMLGPLTQMLIDDDAARIHLLDTPIENFKKLADRQFLSEVIPDLKHYGPDVQIWSELIMTEPLQIVDAPAKSGGEEDVAQSTMRLQLPRLLISLAIKTDASSETWTPYAELEFSASQRVIPTLQKPTSLTRALALQWQGQPELNLQARFAPDLKPEDDTIDLPRIREVLLAGWAELTDGGTASRVDIADFDLGYSKLRANDITWAPPQIVTTFGAPGVKITNNFDQPLVYETKGPYSDWSAPYTLPSGESHYFAITYPLMYRRQVNGSYQVFTLPVGSHSAYSAPLAGKPPQLYQAKEQPQENPTNGESPMKDSDVQSATAE comes from the coding sequence ATGCTTCGCCGACGCGTCAGCACAGTGGCCTTTTTGATGACGGCTTTGATTGCCCAAGCCGCGGTCGCCTCAGCCGCCGACACTGGATTTTTGGAACGGGTTTATACCGACGACGCCGGCAACCACAAATATACGGTGTTCGTTCCCAAGAATTATGACGAATCGAAACAGTGGCCGGTGATTTTGTTCCTGCATAGTGCGGACCAGCGCGGGAATGATGGCCAAGCACAGGTTGAGCAAGGTTTGGGACCGGCGATCAAGGAGCAGGCGGACACCTTTCCCTTTATTGCCGTCTTTCCACAAGCTGAGGATACCAAGGGGCGGATTCTCACCGCCTGGTCGCCCGAATCGCCCGATGGGGCGCGGGCGTTGAAGATTTTGGAGAGGGTCGAAAAAGATTTCCGCGTTGATCCCCAACAGCGGATCGTGACCGGCTGGTCGATGGGGGGCTACGGTACGTGGCTGATGGGGGCGGCGAAGCCCGATTTCTGGTCCGCCTTGGTACCGATCTCCGGTGGCGGCGATCCGGCAATTGCCAAAACGATCAAAGACATCCCCGTGTGGTGCTTTCACGGCGCGAAGGATCCAGTCGTTAAAATCGCGGACGACCAACAGGTCATTGACGCCCTGCGCAAATTGGGGGCGAATCCGCATTTCACCGTTTATCCCGAGGCTGAACACGATGCCTGGAAACTCGCCTATCGCGATCCCCGCTTGTATACCTGGATGCTCGATCCCGCAGCCCCTGTGAAATCGACAGCGCCGCTGTTGGCCAAACCGCGCGATCGCTCAGTCGACGAGCAAAAAAGTCGCGATGCGGAACCGTTCGTTCCGGCATTGGAGATCCCGAGCGCAATCAGTGTGCGACTGGGGAATGACCTACTCAAGGCGATGGCTGAGACGATTCCACAAGTCACTCCGCCGGATGTGACGCGGGGAGTCATCGCCAACATTGGGCAAGGATCATCAGTGCAAGGTGTCTCCTTCAGCACAACGCTGTATGGCATCAACTATTCCGGCCGGCTCGTGCGGGCGCGGGTCAAAGCGTACACCAAGGACAAGGTGAACGTGCAAGTCGGGCTGAGTGATGTGCGGATCAATATTAGCGGGGCCTCGATTACCGGATCGTCCGGACCGCTGGGAGGCGGGCGTTACGCACAAGCCGGACCGATGAGCATCTCGCTGGGATATCGCCGACCGATTTGGATCAGCTTTGACGTGACGCCTTATATTGTGAATCAGCAATTGAAACTGCGCTTGCGCGGCACATACTTCCGCATTCCCGACGACAACTGGTCGGTGAGCGGTCCCAATGGGATCTCCGCGAGTGGTTTGGGCATGGATGAAGGCCGCATCGCCAGCAGCTTGCGCAGCGGGTTGTACGGAAGTAAGAGCCGTATCGAAAACGAAATTCTGGCGGCGATTCCGCCGATGGTGGCGGAGTTGGAAAAGAAGATTGACCTCTCGCCCGCCGGGAAACTGGTGACCGGATTGTGGCCGTTGCCGGTGTACAAACCGCGCGTGCGGGTTTGGCCCCAATCGGTCAGTACCGATGACAAAGGAATCTCGATCGTCTTGGGCGCAACGGCGGCCGCCATCAATGCCCGTCAAGCGCCGCCGCGGCCCCGTGTGATTGCGGCGGTGGGGCCCGATGCACAGCAGGTTCCCCAGACCGAGGAGTTTCAATTTGGCCTGGCGCCAAACATGCTCGGCCCGTTGACGCAAATGCTGATCGACGACGACGCGGCCCGGATTCATTTGCTGGATACGCCGATTGAAAATTTCAAAAAGTTGGCGGACCGCCAGTTTTTGTCCGAGGTGATTCCCGACTTGAAGCATTACGGACCCGACGTGCAGATTTGGTCGGAGTTGATCATGACCGAACCGCTGCAGATCGTCGATGCCCCCGCAAAGTCCGGTGGCGAAGAGGATGTCGCGCAATCGACAATGCGACTGCAACTTCCGCGATTGTTGATTTCGCTGGCAATCAAAACCGATGCGTCCAGCGAGACCTGGACACCGTACGCGGAGCTAGAATTCTCCGCGTCACAACGAGTGATTCCGACATTACAAAAACCGACGTCGCTCACGCGGGCATTGGCGCTGCAATGGCAAGGGCAACCGGAGTTGAATCTGCAAGCGCGGTTCGCACCCGACTTGAAGCCCGAAGATGACACGATTGATTTGCCGCGGATTCGCGAAGTGTTGTTGGCCGGTTGGGCGGAATTGACGGACGGCGGGACCGCTTCGCGGGTGGACATCGCTGATTTCGATCTCGGTTACAGCAAGCTGCGCGCCAATGACATCACGTGGGCTCCACCGCAAATCGTCACGACCTTCGGCGCTCCCGGCGTGAAGATCACGAATAACTTCGACCAGCCACTCGTCTATGAAACCAAAGGCCCCTATAGCGACTGGAGCGCGCCCTATACATTGCCGTCGGGCGAGTCGCACTATTTCGCCATCACGTACCCGTTGATGTACCGCCGCCAAGTCAACGGCAGCTACCAGGTCTTCACTCTGCCGGTCGGATCACACTCCGCCTATTCGGCGCCCCTTGCAGGAAAACCACCGCAACTGTATCAGGCAAAAGAGCAACCCCAAGAAAATCCGACCAACGGCGAATCACCTATGAAGGACTCCGACGTGCAGAGTGCGACAGCGGAGTGA
- a CDS encoding DUF58 domain-containing protein, whose protein sequence is MAENYRKYLDPQTLSKLQGLEIKARLIVEGFVSGLHKSPYHGFSIEFAEHREYVPGDDLRHVDWKVFGRSDRFYLKQYEEETNFACHILLDTSESMRYRSDQAAMSKLEYAQHVAAAIAYLVLQQRDAAGLATYDDALHNFIRASSHPSQIKQLCHVMEQNPAAGESAMGPIFHEVAERIKKRGLVIILSDLFDDVTSLMHGLKHLRYRRHEVIVLHTIDPAEQDFPFEDPTLFKGLEGLPEQLTEPRVLRAAYQEEFEQFLRDVRKGCRDMHMDYMLLRTDQPLNMALSAYLSGRSQHMHKT, encoded by the coding sequence GTGGCGGAAAACTATCGGAAATATTTAGATCCGCAGACGCTGTCTAAGCTGCAGGGCTTGGAAATCAAAGCTCGACTGATCGTCGAGGGGTTCGTCTCTGGATTGCACAAAAGTCCCTATCACGGCTTCTCAATCGAGTTTGCCGAGCACCGAGAGTACGTACCAGGGGACGACCTGCGGCACGTCGATTGGAAGGTCTTTGGCCGCAGCGACCGCTTTTATCTCAAACAGTATGAGGAAGAGACCAACTTCGCCTGCCACATCCTGCTCGACACCAGCGAATCAATGCGGTATCGCAGCGACCAGGCGGCGATGTCTAAGTTGGAATATGCGCAGCACGTGGCCGCTGCCATCGCGTATTTGGTACTGCAACAGCGCGACGCGGCAGGGTTGGCGACCTACGACGATGCGTTGCACAATTTCATCCGCGCGTCGAGCCATCCCTCGCAGATCAAACAACTGTGTCACGTGATGGAGCAGAACCCAGCAGCTGGCGAATCGGCAATGGGGCCGATTTTTCATGAGGTCGCTGAACGGATCAAAAAACGGGGGCTGGTCATTATTCTCAGCGACCTATTCGACGATGTCACCTCGTTGATGCACGGATTAAAACATCTGCGCTACCGTCGCCACGAAGTGATTGTGCTGCACACCATTGATCCGGCAGAGCAGGATTTTCCCTTTGAGGATCCCACGCTGTTTAAGGGACTGGAAGGCTTGCCCGAACAATTGACCGAACCCCGCGTGTTGCGTGCCGCCTATCAAGAGGAGTTCGAACAATTCCTCCGCGACGTCCGCAAAGGCTGCCGCGACATGCATATGGATTACATGCTGCTCAGAACCGACCAACCGCTCAACATGGCCTTGTCGGCGTACCTTTCGGGTCGGTCGCAGCATATGCATAAGACGTAA
- a CDS encoding Hsp20/alpha crystallin family protein has translation MLSTSFRKHWDPWQELNRLPVDMNRIFSGLSDAVRTGAQVFPAMNVLSGEDRLVVTAEVAGVNADDIDITVEGDMLTIKGSRSVDALGEDEKYHRRERGTGEFSRTLRLPFEVDAAQTEAEYAQGVLTIVLHKPEASKPKKITVKRAS, from the coding sequence ATGCTGAGCACTTCATTTCGAAAACATTGGGATCCGTGGCAAGAGTTGAATCGTTTGCCGGTGGACATGAATCGAATTTTTTCCGGGCTTTCCGACGCGGTGCGGACCGGAGCACAAGTTTTTCCGGCGATGAACGTCTTGTCGGGTGAAGACCGTTTGGTCGTCACCGCCGAGGTTGCTGGCGTCAATGCGGACGACATCGACATCACGGTCGAAGGTGACATGCTGACGATCAAAGGCAGTCGCTCTGTCGATGCGCTGGGAGAGGACGAGAAGTATCATCGTCGTGAACGGGGCACGGGCGAATTTTCGCGAACGTTGCGATTGCCGTTTGAGGTCGATGCGGCGCAGACCGAAGCGGAATACGCGCAAGGCGTATTGACGATCGTTCTGCACAAACCGGAAGCGAGCAAGCCCAAGAAGATTACGGTCAAACGCGCTTCCTGA
- a CDS encoding sugar phosphate isomerase/epimerase family protein — protein sequence MSPTVDSPASRRQFMKTTAVAAAATLVPGITSPLFAAEKDPYAGFRMGIQSYSLRGFDVTKALETTDKLGLHYWEAYPNHIPVSTVPAQVAKYKKMLDAANVKLIAFGVLPFSKDETQARAFFDFAKAIGVETLSANPEKNKATFDLLDKLVEEYAINIAIHNHGPGAKYDKIDDVVDIVKGRNPRVGACVDTGHFLRSNEDPVEAIDRLSDRLYGVHLKDVKDAKIMTILGEGDLDVVGCLKLLKKNDYKYSLAVEYEENHENPVSDIEVCLSNVRKAVKQIG from the coding sequence ATGTCCCCAACCGTTGATTCGCCCGCCTCGCGCCGACAATTTATGAAGACGACCGCCGTCGCGGCTGCCGCCACCTTGGTCCCCGGCATCACCTCGCCGCTATTCGCCGCCGAGAAAGATCCTTATGCCGGTTTCCGCATGGGGATTCAAAGCTATTCGCTTCGCGGCTTCGACGTGACCAAAGCGCTGGAAACGACGGACAAACTGGGACTGCACTACTGGGAAGCCTACCCCAATCACATACCGGTCAGTACGGTCCCCGCCCAGGTAGCCAAATACAAAAAAATGCTCGACGCTGCCAACGTCAAGTTGATTGCCTTCGGTGTGCTGCCGTTCAGCAAAGACGAAACACAGGCCCGTGCGTTTTTTGATTTTGCCAAAGCCATTGGCGTCGAAACACTCAGTGCCAACCCGGAAAAAAACAAAGCGACGTTCGATTTGCTAGACAAGTTGGTCGAAGAATACGCCATCAACATCGCCATCCACAACCACGGTCCCGGGGCAAAATACGACAAGATCGACGACGTGGTGGACATCGTTAAAGGGCGAAATCCCCGCGTGGGAGCCTGCGTCGACACGGGGCATTTCCTGCGGAGCAATGAAGACCCCGTAGAAGCCATCGACCGCCTGAGCGACCGCCTATACGGCGTACACCTGAAGGACGTCAAGGATGCCAAAATCATGACGATCCTCGGCGAAGGAGACCTGGACGTAGTCGGCTGCCTCAAACTGCTCAAAAAGAATGACTACAAGTATTCGCTGGCAGTGGAGTACGAAGAAAACCACGAGAATCCGGTCTCGGACATCGAAGTTTGTCTGTCAAACGTCCGCAAAGCGGTTAAGCAGATTGGGTGA
- the xseA gene encoding exodeoxyribonuclease VII large subunit encodes MPDVPLKTVSQLTQEIKNCLEIEFPFVWVSGEISNLSRAASGHCYLTLKDDSAQLRAIMWRGTANRLKFDLHDGLEVVAAGRVEVYEARGSYQLIIEQCEPQGLGALELAFRQLHEKLAGEGLFDPEHKQPLPAIPQRIALVTSPTSAAVRDMLQVLTRRWPAAEILILPVLVQGPGAAAEIAAALRSVPQIPGVDVVITGRGGGSLEDLWAFNEEIVARAIYDCPIPVVSAVGHEIDVTIADLVADRRALTPSEAAELVVPDVRDIRAGIAQMRNRLISGLKQQAVTARRQLDALASRRVFTQPAERIHDLQQLLDELEARNRRAVQRIVETAKQQLASSSASLDALSPLAVLGRGYSLSKIAGSTQFLKTIDDAPAGATLQSLLADGRVISKIESTDAGQPQDFLE; translated from the coding sequence ATGCCCGACGTCCCCTTGAAGACCGTCTCCCAGCTCACGCAGGAGATCAAAAACTGCCTGGAAATCGAATTTCCCTTCGTCTGGGTCTCGGGCGAAATCTCGAACCTTTCACGCGCCGCCTCGGGGCATTGTTACCTCACGCTCAAGGACGACTCCGCACAGTTGCGGGCGATCATGTGGCGGGGAACTGCCAATCGCTTGAAATTCGACCTCCACGACGGGTTAGAAGTCGTCGCCGCCGGTCGCGTGGAAGTTTACGAAGCCCGCGGCTCGTATCAATTGATCATCGAACAGTGCGAACCGCAGGGGTTGGGCGCGCTGGAACTGGCGTTTCGCCAACTGCATGAAAAACTGGCAGGCGAAGGTCTGTTTGACCCGGAACACAAACAACCGTTGCCGGCAATTCCGCAACGTATCGCGCTGGTGACCAGTCCCACCAGCGCCGCTGTCCGCGATATGTTGCAGGTCCTCACACGTCGCTGGCCGGCAGCGGAGATTTTGATTCTGCCGGTCCTGGTTCAGGGGCCGGGTGCTGCAGCGGAAATTGCGGCCGCGCTGCGGTCCGTGCCACAGATACCGGGCGTCGATGTTGTGATCACGGGCCGGGGCGGCGGCAGTCTGGAGGATCTCTGGGCGTTCAACGAAGAGATCGTCGCACGGGCGATTTACGATTGCCCGATTCCCGTTGTCAGCGCCGTGGGGCACGAAATCGACGTGACGATTGCCGACTTGGTGGCCGACCGTCGGGCCTTGACTCCCAGCGAAGCGGCCGAATTGGTCGTTCCCGACGTGCGTGACATCCGCGCGGGCATCGCACAAATGCGTAACCGGCTGATCAGCGGTTTGAAACAACAAGCAGTCACCGCACGGCGACAGCTCGACGCACTCGCCTCGCGGCGCGTCTTCACACAACCGGCTGAACGGATCCACGATTTACAACAACTCCTCGACGAACTCGAGGCCCGCAACCGCCGTGCGGTGCAGCGGATTGTGGAAACCGCAAAGCAACAACTCGCCTCCTCATCCGCATCGCTGGATGCCCTCAGCCCGTTGGCCGTTTTGGGCCGCGGATATTCACTCAGCAAGATCGCGGGCTCCACTCAGTTCCTCAAAACGATCGACGACGCGCCGGCGGGAGCGACCTTGCAGTCGCTGCTCGCCGACGGCCGGGTCATTAGTAAAATCGAATCGACAGACGCGGGCCAACCGCAAGACTTTTTGGAGTAA